The Coregonus clupeaformis isolate EN_2021a chromosome 13, ASM2061545v1, whole genome shotgun sequence genome includes a region encoding these proteins:
- the LOC123492187 gene encoding protocadherin alpha-7-like codes for MGLCDRRTRVWIQCFVLLYSWGLCSGQTISSVSEEVDKGTAVGNIAKDLNLNVQDLESRGFEIVTGSNKRYFDINRESGLLFVNERIDREMLCQNSVKCFVNVEAILKNPTNLHHIEVNILDINDNAPSFRNSIHIFNITEYASPGERFSLPKAQDMDVGSNSVKTYKLSPNEHFSLDVQSGGEQMFAELVLQKPLDREKQAVIKLIMTAVDGGKPPISGTLQIIVNVIDVNDNSPFFSEQLYKVQVPENVPSGATILTLNATDFDEGVNGDIVYSLTTNEDSENTEMFSIDPQSGVVISKGKIDYEESTADSCTG; via the coding sequence ATGGGTTTGTGTGACCGTAGGACACGTGTTTGGATACAGTGTTTTGTGCTTCTTTATTCATGGGGATTGTGTTCCGGACAGACCATCTCCTCGGTGTCAGAGGAGGTGGATAAAGGCACAGCTGTTGGAAATATCGCCAAAGACCTCAATCTAAATGTGCAAGATCTGGAATCAAGAGGATTTGAGATTGTAACAGGATCGAATAAGAGGTATTTTGACATAAACCGGGAGTCTGGGCTTCTGTTTGTCAATGAAAGAATCGACAGGGAGATGCTGTGTCAGAATTCAGTCAAATGTTTTGTAAATGTTGAAGCAATTTTGAAAAATCCAACTAATCTCCATCACATTGAGGTTAACATTTTAGACATAAACGACAATGCACCTTCATTCCGAAACTCAATTCATATCTTCAATATTACTGAATATGCCTCTCCAGGAGAGAGATTTTCTTTGCCTAAAGCTCAGGACATGGATGTCGGCAGTAACTCTGTGAAAACCTACAAGCTGAGTCCAAATGAACACTTCTCCCTGGATGTACAGAGCGGTGGCGAGCAGATGTTTGCTGAGCTAGTGTTACAGAAACCTTTAGACCGAGAGAAACAGGCTGTGATTAAGTTGATAATGACTGCTGTTGATGGAGGAAAACCTCCTATTTCCGGGACACTACAGATTATTGTCAACGTTATTGATGTAAACGATAATTCCCCATTTTTCAGCGAACAACTCTACAAAGTTCAAGTTCCTGAGAATGTCCCAAGTGGAGCAACAATTCTTACTCTAAATGCGACTGATTTTGATGAGGGTGTAAACGGAGATATAGTTTATTCTTTAACGACAAACGAAGattcagaaaatacagaaatgttcTCCATTGATCCACAGTCGGGAGTTGTCATCTCTAAAGGCAAAATAGACTATGAGGAAAGTACCGCAGATTCGTGTACAGGCTAA